One Panicum virgatum strain AP13 chromosome 9K, P.virgatum_v5, whole genome shotgun sequence genomic region harbors:
- the LOC120647030 gene encoding uncharacterized protein LOC120647030, producing MLKDIARRPEHSGTIKQCKRISNWLHNHGQLNTMMRNAIGGELVKWNATRFGTNYMFLESIYRKRDRFMQWMASTEFLQSKWADTEDGRFTHSRFSNLEWWDGLKYVIDTVQAIYKFLRFADQDKRPNMCEVVMSYQNTRQELQSFFGNNVSTRDEYLKVMDDRMRDLFIGTYVGPAAVLNPRYSYTMEPTQEMFRGLKDTFERMTDVQSAVQALQELEVFRQKVGEFGSEMAMRMAMDPKTSPSSWWMMFGSSTPKLQYLAMRLVS from the exons atgttgaaggatatagctcgaaggccCGAACATTCTGGTACGATCAAGCAATGCAAGCGAATTTCTaattggttacacaatcatggtcagttgaatacaatgatgaggaacgcaatcggtggtgagttggtcaagtggaatgccactcgatttggaaccaaTTACATGTTCTTAGAGAGCATCTatcggaaacgtgatcgtttcatgcagtggatggcatctactgagtttttacaaagcaaatgggcaGATACCGAAGATGGTCGATTTACTCATTCCAGGTTTTCAAATTTGGAGTGGTGGGACGGATTGAAAtatgtcatcgacacagttcaagcaatatacaagttccttcgcttcgctgatcaggacaagCGGCCCAACATGTGCGAAGTCGTGATGTCGTACCAGAATACGAGACAGGAGCTGCAATCTTTCTTTGGAAATAATGTTTCCACTCGGGACGAGTATCTTAAGGTTATGGACGATAGGATGCGTGACCTTTTCATAGGCACGTATGTGGGTCCAG ctgctgtcctaaatccgaggtatTCATACACGATGgaaccaactcaagaaatgttccGTGGACTCAAGGATACTTTTGAGCGCATGACGGATGTCCAGAGCGCCGTGCAGGCATTGCAGGAGCTTGAGgtgtttcggcagaaggttGGCGAGTTTGGCAGTGAAATGGCAATGAGAATGGCGATGGATCcaaagacatccccat